Genomic DNA from bacterium:
GGTCAGCGAGGAGCAGCTGCTTGCGCTCGTGGATCACGCGGGCTGGGGTGTTGGCCTGTGCGAGGGAAGACCGGAGCGTTCGAGTGCTCTGGGTTGGGGGCGATTTGAACGTGTTGCCTGACATGGCAGGAGAGGCACTCCCGGGCCTGGCCTGGTTCGGTCGGGCACGGCGTGGACTGGCGCGGCTAGGATTGGCAGGACCGGCCTGGTTTTGCGTGGCACGGACAGGCCGGGTAGGGCGCGGCAGGATTGGCGGGACGTGGCTCGCAGGGGCGCAGCACAGCATGGTGAGGCCGGGCTGGGCTGGGGCTGGCAGGCAGGGCAAAGCAGGGTTTGTTCCGGCGCGGCAAGGCTCGGTACGGATTTGCAGGCCGGGCGAGGCATACCGCACAGCGGTGGGGCATGCTCCGGAGCGGTCAGGCAAGGCAGGAATGGCACGGCAAGGCCCAGTGAGGACTGGTGCGGACGGGCGGGGCAGGAGAGGCGCGGCTGAGTCGGGTCGGGAATGGCCGTGTGCAACACGGCTTGGCAGGAATGGATAGGAGGGTAGCGTGACCTGGAGCAAGATGTCGGACGATTGGCCGGACCACCCCAAGGTCCTGATGTGCTCGGACCCCGCCGTGGCGCTCTGGCTCCGGTCCATCGCGTACGCCAACCGGCACCTGACAGACGGGTTTGTGCCCGAGTCAATGCTGCCCAAGCTGTCATCTCACCGACACGTTCGGAGCATTGTCAGGGAGCTTGTCGAGTGCATTCCACCGACATACTCGCGGGGTCTGTGGGAGCCGGTCGAGGGCGGGTGGATGATCCATGGCTTCCTCGATTACTCCCCGTCAAGACAAGAGGTTATGGCCCGGCGCGCAGCGGACGCAGAACGCCAGTCACGGCATCGGTCACAGTGTGAGTCACGGCCAGTGTCACAGCGTGACAACACGCGTGAGTCACACAGTGACAAACGCATGTGTCACACCCCTCCCGTCCCGACCCGGCCCCATACAGATCCAGAGATCCCCCCTACCCCCCTTGCTTCGCAAGAGGGGAACGCAGACGGATCGCGCAAGCGCTCACGGACCGGACCCCGGACCATCCGGACCCTGCTGCCCCGGGAGTGGACCCCGACGCTGGAGCACTTCGAGCAGGCCAAGACAGAGGGAGGCCGGAACGCCGGTTGGGTGCAGGACCAGGCGGAACGGATGCGAGACTACGCCGCGGGCAAGGGCTGGCGCATGGCCGACTGGGACGCCACGTTCCGGAACTGGATCCGCAAGGCCCTGGATTCGAGGCCGTCGCTTGTCGCCTCCGCAGAACCCGACCCATCCCTCGAAGCCGCCCGCCGCATTGCGCAGACCAACGCCCTGACCCGGGACCGCATCCGGCACGTTCCGAGGCCGGTGCACGTCGAACGGGAGGCGCCCGTGTCGGAGCAGCCAACAGACCTCACGCCCGCTGAGCAAGCAGAACAGGCCCGGGCAGCGCGCGCGCTCGTGGCCGGGATTGGGAGGGCGATATGATTCCGATGCCCATCTTCGACATGGACGGGATGCGGCGTGTCACCGTTCGAAGCGGGGAGATCGAATACTTCCGAATCTTGCCCAACGGCCGATGGTTCATCCGCGCCTATCACTTCGTGAACATGCACTGGGGCGAGTCATGAGTTACTGCCGATTCTCCGAACGCAGCAGCGTCTACGTGTACCACGACATCAACGGCATGCTCCGGTGCTGCTCGTGCTCCCTGCACGGCCCGGAGTTCTACGACACGCGCACGGGCATTCTCGAACACCTGCAAGAGCACATCGACAAGGGCGGCCGGGTTCCGTCCGATGTCATCGGTGCGCTGCGGGAAGAGATCCGGTTGTTCGGGGACTCGACTTTCGGCGCGGAAGGAAACCAGCGATGACCCACGACCGCCGCGCCTACCAGCGCGCCGTGCACATCGCCCTGTCCTGCGTTCCCCTGCCCGAGGCCGCTGCAGACGAGGTGGCACGGGCACAGGGACTGCTGATGCGCAACACCGGCTACGACCTCGACGATGCCCGGGAGGCACTGCTGCGGGCCGCGACGCTGATACCGGCGAAGTGGTCGGACGCGATGATGGCCGAGGTGATTGTTGAACACGAACACAGGAGACTGAACCAATGAACGACACAACGATTGAAGCATGTGCAAGAGCGGCTCACGAAGCGAACAGGGCATGGTGCCTTGCCCATGGCGACACGTCACAACCCCCGTGGGAGCAAGCGCCGGATTGGCAGAAGTCCAGCGCCATGAACGGCGTGCAGGGCGTTCTGAACGGCAACACGCCTGAACAGTCGCACGAGTCGTGGCTTGCAGAGAAGGCCGCAGCTGGGTGGAAGCACGGGCCGACGAAGGACCCGGACAAGAAAGAACACCCGTGCTTCGTGTCGTATGCTGAGCTTCCCCCCGAACAGCGAGCGAAGGATCATATTTTTGTGACCGTGGTTCGGGCGATGGTGGATGCGTTCTTTCCTAAGAAGGCGCATGGGTGATTGTCGAGCAAGGGAGGAAAGCGGGATGAGAAATCCAGACGGAAAGGATCCTATGGTTCCTTGGATCGTTGTGCACTACGTAGATCTGATGTTCCCACTGTGGAAAGACGATGCATTATTCCTTCACTCCGATTTGTGGGTTGGGCAGCACGAATACGGCGGAAGGTGGCGATTCACCGTCGAACTGAAGCGCAGGGGCAAGCGCCGCACGTTCTCTGGTTGGAGAGACAGCAGATTTCAGGCCATGAGGGCAGCGGAGCAAAGGGCGCGGGAGTGGGAGGCTCGTTTCTTCTCATGAAAGCAACGGTGCAGTTCGATGTGGATGACGATCCGAGCGGGTGGCACGCAGACGACCTGGCCCGAGCCGTGGAGAAGGCAGTCAACAGAGTCGGAGTTCTCACCCTTGGCCCCGTGCGGGTAAGCATTGAGGCGGAGCCGGAGAGCGGCACGGCGCTGCGCACACAGGCGGACTGGATGGATGCCCGGGAAGACGTGCTCAAGTCCGCGCACCTCGAATACATCGAAGCCGAGGAAGAAAAGTTGGTGCGTGTTGCGAAGGCAATGGGTCTCATTGGCGACACCTCCAAGCCCCGCTGGTGGGACGGCACGGGCGAGGAGGGGGGAGGGAGACGATGAGCAACAGGTCCCTGCCCCTGCCGTTGCGCCCAGACCTGCGTGCGTTCTTCGAGGAGACGGCTGCCCACTACCCGGCGACGACCGAGGAGCAGTGGTATTACGTGGTACGGCCGCGAAAGAGGCAGAGTCGGGTTGAAGTCGCAGCAGACTTGCGCGATGGGGTGCGCGACTTGGCGAAGAATGTAGGCCGGTGTTTCACCGATGGGGCTCTTGTGTGGTGGCCGAAGGAGCGTGGGCCCAAGGGCGAGCCAGAGATCTGGATCCGTTGGAGGCGCCGCTGATGCCCCGCACCTGCACCATCTGCGCGCACCCGAAGCGGGGCGACATCGATGCGGCGATGCTCGCGGGTACATCGTTGCGGGACATCGCGGGACAGTACGGAACGAGCAAGAGCAACCTCGATCGCCACCGCGATCACATCCCCGCTGCCCTGACCAAGGCCAAGGCTGCAGCCGAGGTTGCCGCCGCCGACACGCTGCTCGCTCAGGTGATCAAGCACCGGGACGACGCGGCATGGTTCGTGGAGCAGGCCCGCGAGATTGTTGAGGAGGCGCGCGAGGCCAAGAACACGATCGCGGCCATCGAGGCAATCAAGTCGGTGGCGCCGCACCTACGTGAAGCCAAGGGCGCCCTTGAGCTGCTCGGTCGCGTGACGGGCGAGCTCCAGGACAAGGCTGCGATCCAGATCGACGCCCGCAGCGTGACCCTGATGTCCGACCGCGAGCTTCTGGAACTGGTCGAGGCCGAGGCGCGCAAACAACTGGGGCGGGCATGATCATCCGCCCCGCCGCCCCCGATGACCTCGCGTGGATCTACTCCACGTGGCTCGGTACGGCTACCAGCGACGGGTACCTGGAGCACACGACAGACAGGCGCGTACGCGAGTGCCCCAGGGCCGAATTCTTCCCGCGTTGGCGCGCGCTCGCGGGGCGCCTGCTGTCACGGTCGCGCGTCGCCATTGCCACGCACGAGGCAGACCCCACGGTCATCTGCGGCTGGCTCTGCTGGACGCCGGGTAGCCCGCCGTGGGTCCACTACGTCCACGTCCGCAGGCGCATGCGCAGGCATGGGGTGGCCCGCGCGCTGCTGGAGGCGGCCAAGATCGATCGGTCCGCGCGCGCACTGTACTCGCACCGGACGGACTACTCGGACGCAATCGTTCCTGACGCATGGTCGTATCGGCCATGGCTGCTGATTGGAGTGTAAGGCAATGCTCACCAAGCTCGATACCGCGAAACTCTGTACCCCTATCCAACTCGGTAGACGATTCACGCAGCCCGCAACCGATCTCATGGATCCATCCGCGGTCAAGGAAGGCTCGGCAGGCGCATGTGCCGTCAAGGAACTGTCCTACGATGACAAGCGTCGCATGGTGCTCGCGGTCGGCCCGGACGGGCGCCCGCACCTGATTCCCATCTCGAACGTGGCAGAGATGGTGCCGCACGAGGACGCCCCCGCGTGACCAATCCGCTTCCGCTCGCGCTGTCGGAGTTGCGCCGCAGGGGGCGTTGGGCGTTCCCTTGGCGCGGCACGATGTACCCGGCGCAGCTCGCAATCCTGGATGACACCGCCAAGCGCAAGGTCTTCCTGGGCGCGGGCAGGTGTGGCAAGACGTTCGTGAGCAACGCGGGCCTGCTGGAAGCGGCGACCAAGCACCCGGGCGGTACTGCGCTGTATCTGTCGCTGACGGGCAAGCAGTGCCGCGCGAACCTGTGGCCCAGTCTGCTGGAGTACAACTCACGGTACACGCTCGGGATGACCATGCCCGCGAGCGTGATGACCGCCGAGTGCCCGAACGGAAGCAGGATCGAGATAAGCGGCGCCGACGCAGAGAACGCGGTCGAGCGCCTACGTGGCCGTCCGTTCTCGCGGGTCATCATCGACGAACCGGGTTCGTTCGACCCGGGGCGGCTCGCGTATCTCGTGCAGGAGGTGCTAGGGCCGCGCCTGCGTGACTACGAGGGCGACCTGTGGTTCGCGGGCACGCCCAGTGCCATCCTGGCCGGCGAGTTCTACGAGGCGTGCGAGGGCGCGCGTGCGTGGGCCGGGCACATCTACCGCGCCACGATGCGGGACAATCCCTACTTCGCTGGAAGGGCTGAGCGACTGCTCGCTGAAGCGATGGCAGAGTACGGCTGGACGAAAGACACTCCCGCCTACCTGCGAGAGTATGAAGGCGTGTGGGCGCGCGACACGAGCGCGATGGTGTTCGACCTCGACCCGGCCCGCAACTTCGTGGACGCTCCCCCGCCCGGGCTGCGCCACGTCATCAGCGTTGACCTCGGCACCAGCACCACGCGCGAGACTACGGCCTTCGTTGTCACGGGCTACATCGTCGGCGGCATGGCATATCCCGTCTACGCTCGCAAGCACGCGGGGCTCACACCAAGCGACATCGGCGTCGAGCTCGCGCGCCTGGTCGCCAAGCACGCGCCGCTTGCCATCGTGATGGACCACGGCGGCTTGGGCGGCGGGTACATCAAAGAGATTCAGCAGCGCTTCGGCCTGCCCGTGCAGCCTGTGCAGAAGCAGGACAAGCTCGGGTACGTGCAGCTACTGGCCGGCGACCTTCGCACGGGCAAGGTAGCGATCGTGCGGCCCGAGTGTGCGGATCTGATCGCGGAGCTGAACGTGCTGCAGTGGAACGAGAAGCGCGACGGATTCGACGCGCGGTTCGCGGACCACGCCACCGATGCACTGATCTACGGGTGGCGCGAGTGCCGCCAATACCTGCGTGCGCCCGCGGTGAAGCTCGATACCAGGACAGAAGAGCAAATCATGATGGATCGGGAGGACCATATCGCGTCCGTCCCGTGGTGGAAACGGAGATGACTATGGATGAGGTACGTGTGCCGATGGCGTCCATGCGGTGGTGGACCGCGGACAAGGAAGAGGACCGAAACGATACGTGCGGGCGGCGCGTAGCCGATGCGCTGATTGCGTTCTATGACGCAACGGCCGCCGGTCAGAAGTCGCGAAAGCAGAAGTACGATTGGAACCTCAAAATGTTCAACGGGCGCCAAGAACTCCCGGGCACGAGTGCCAACCGCGGCTGGCTCAGAACCCCGAACGGGGAGATCATCTCGCTGAACGTGCTGGCGTCGATCGAGCGCTCCACCCGCGCCCGCATCTGCAAGTCCCGCCCCGCACCGTGGGCGACGACGGACGGCGCATCCCGTGCGCAGCAGAAGTCCGCGGACCAGTCGCAGCAGTTCCTGATGGGTGCCATTCGCGAGATTGGCCTCTACAGACACATGCAGCGCACCATGGACATAGGGCTCATCTGCGGCGAGTGCGACATCAAGGTGTACCCGGACTTCGAGGGCGAGAAGCTCCGGGCCGGCGTGGTCTACCCGTGGGAGTCGCCCGTCTCCGAGCAGGACAGCCACTACGGAGAGCCCCGGTGCAGGCTGCAGGTAGCCCACATGGATCGCGCCCGCGCCCGCGCGCTGTACACCACGGACGCGACATCGCAGCAGGTGACTGATGCCATCTTGTGCGCGAACCAATCGCACGGCGATCCCATATTCGGATTCAAGGGCGACGACACGGATCAGATTCGAATCGTCGAGGGGTGGCACCTGCCGAGCGGCAAGCATTCCGACGACGGCCGCCACGTCATCGCAATCGAGGGCGCGACGCTGTACGACAAGCCCTGGACGCGCGACCGCTTCAGCATGGCGCGGTTCGTGGCCGAGCCCGAGCCGGTGGGGTTCTTCGGCACGTCTATCTGCGATGAACTCGAAGGGCTGCAGCTCGAAATCAACGACGGCCTGGAGAAGATTCGCGAGGGCCACCAGCTCGGCGGCCACTGCATGATCCTGATCCAGGCCGATGGGGACGTGAACGTTGCCGAGGTCTCCAACCTGTCGCACCAAGTCCTTCGGTGGTCGGGCGTGAACCCGCCCACGCCCATCGTGATCCCCGCCGTGGCGCCCGAGGTCTACCAGTGGATCTGGTCGCTCGTGGAGCGCATGTACCAGATTTGGGGCGCTTCCCAATTGTCGGCCAATGCGCAGCTGCCCGCGGGTCTGCAGAACGCAAGCGGCAAGGCGTTGCGCGTCTTCAAGGACAGCGAGACGGAGCGGTTCAGCTACCTGGAACGCGCGTACGAGCAACTCATGCTCGACTGCTGCGACCTGATCCTGGACGCGGCGGAAGACCTTGCGCTCGAAGTGCCGGGATTCTCGGTGCGCTACGCCGACAACCGCAGTTTGCGCACGATCAAGTGGTCCGACGTGAGCGCGGCGCGGGACTCCTACGTGCTCAGCGTCGCGCCCAAGTCGTACCTGGACGAAGCCCCCGGCGGTCGCGTGGCCGCTGTGCAGGAGCGCATCCAGTCGGGCCTGATGGACCCGCGCATGGCATCTTCGCTGCTGAACGATCCAGACCTTCGCGCCGCACCCGACCCGTTCACGGCCTCGCTGGATCTGGCCCGGTATCAGGTCGACAAGATGCTTGACGATGGCGTGCAGCTGTGGGCCGAGGACTACCAGGACCTCGAGACGGCCCGCGCTGTTGCCCTGACCGAGCTGCAGCGCGCCGAGACATACACCGACGTGCCCGCGGCGAATCTGCAGCTGATCCGAAACTACGCCGCGAAGATCGCGGCCCAGCTCAAGCCGCCCGCCCCGCCGCCGCAACCCCCGCCCAACCCCGCAGCGGGACCCACGCCGCCCGGGCCGATGCCGCCCGGGACGATGCCGCCTGACGCGATGATGCCCCCGGGCGCCCCCGCGCCCATGCCCACTGAGGTGACGCAATGACGACCGCAGCCCCCGCCGTATCCCAAGGACCTACCGCGCCTGCAGCACCAGCGCCGGCAACAGTCGAGACGCCCGCGGCGCCGGAGACCTCAGCCGAGCCGACACAGTCCTACGCCGATCGAATCGCCGCGCTCGTGGCAGAGGACCCGGCCCCCGCCGCCAAGCCCGAACCCGACAAGCCCGCGGACAAGCCGCCAGAGACGCCCCCAGTGCAGACCGAGCAGGACAAGGCGCTTGCAGACGCTGCGCTGAAGGAGGGCCGCGCGTGGCGCATGCAACAGCAACTCAAACGCGAGCAGGAAGCGCTGCGAACCGAGCGGGCCGAGTGGGCTCCCAAGGTCGAGGCCGCGCAAAAGCTAGAATCCGCCATCGCCAAGGGCGACGTGATCGGCGCCGTGCACGACCTGGCCGCGCGCATGGGCAGGCCCTTCCATGAGTTGTATTTCGCCCTGTCCAAGCAGGTGGCCGACACCACAACCGACAAGACTCCGCAGCAGATCGCAGAGGAAGCGGCGGATCGCAAGCTGGCCGCCTTCAGGGCCGAGCAGGATGCGGAGCGCCAGAAGGCGCAGGCAGAGCAGCAGGAGGCGCAACAGAGGCGCATTCGCGAGCAAGAGCAGGGCGAGGTGTACAGGTACGTAACCGAGCAGTTCACTAAGGAGTCGGACCGCTGGCCGGTGCTCGCGGGATACGACCCGCGCATGGTGGTGGGGCAGGTCCTGCACGAGCTCACGGAGGACTACTCCAAAAAGCGCGCAGAGCACGGCCAGGAGTACGCCACGAAAAACGTCCTTGACGTTTCAGTCGCGCTTGATATGCTTGAAAACAGGAAGCAGGCCCAGGCGCAAGCGGACTACGAACGCGCAGCGGCAAAGAAGAGGGCCGCGCAGGGCATCGGAAACGCAGCACCGGCAGCTTCACCTACGGGTCACACGGACGGCAGACCCAGGACGATTGAGCACGGCCACGTAGCGGACGCGGCAACCCCGCGGAAGCTCTCCTACCAAGAGCGCCTTGCTCAGTTGATCGCAGAGGACGACCGCAAGGGCTAACCACCGACAGGGATGTCGGACCCGCGCGAGTCGTCGCGAGGGTCCCCATGACCGTCCCGAATACTACCGAGTACGCAAGGCTACTTGAGATTGTCTACGACGATGAGCGCATCGTCGATCGCGTCTACACCGAGTCGGAGGTCGCTCGCCGGCTTCTGAGTCGCCAGAAGAAAAACTTCGTCGGCGGCCCGCTCACGTTCGACTGGAAGTACAGCGGGAACGAAGCGGTTGCCAACACGATCGCGGCTGCGCAGGCCCTGATCGATCACACTCACGTTGTGCAGGTCAGCTTGACCCGCAAGACGCTGCTGGCCGTCCACCGGCTGGACCAGGAGCTGTTGGACGTCGCCAAGCAGGGCAAGGCGGCGTTTGTCTCGGCAGTGACTGAGGAAACGTCGAGCACAGAGAAGGCGTTCGCGGCCTCGCTTGCCGCGCAAATCTACGGCAACGGCGGCGGCGCGATTGCGCGTCTGAGCGCGACCACGACCGTCAACACCGCAACCATCAGGCTTGCGAACAAGGAGATGGCGGCACGCCTCCGCGTCGGCCAGACTCTCGAATTTGACGACACCGACGGCTCGGGCGGCGGCGCGGTTCACGTCGGCAGCCAGGTCATCACGGCGATCGACTACCAGACCGGCGATGTCACCGGCGCCCTGCACTGGGACGACGTGGTTGCTGGCATCGCGGCCAATGACTACGTGTTCCTCCCGGGGCAGTTCGGAATCGGCTGGGCCGGTTTCGACGCGTACTGTCCCGCTTCGGCACCCGGCGGCGCCGACAACTTCTACGGCGCAAACCGTAGCGTGAGCCCGACCAAGCTCGCGGGCGTGCGCAAGGCGGCCAGTGGCGGAACGGTCGAGGATGCGTGGATCGACGCGGCCACGGAAGCGGCCAACCTCGGCTTGAAGCTCAAGCAGATCGTCTGCAACCCCTACCGGCTCGGCATCGCCGCACGCGAGGCCGCGGGACGCACGACCTTCGTTGCAACGGACTCGTCGGACAAGGCGTTCGGATCGAAGCGCATCACGCTCGCGGTTCCGACGACCAACGGCGTGCTGGAGATCATCCCCGATCCGATCTGCCCCGTGGGAACCGACTACTTCCTGGACCTGGAGGACTTCTCCATCCACTCCAGCCCGAGCGGCGCGCCCCACATGCAGCGCACGCTGGACGGCAACATCTGGCACCCGGTGTCGACCGAGAACCAGGTGGAGATGAGGTGGGCCAGCTACGCGAACATGAAGGATCGCGACCCGGGAAACATTATGCGGGTCGACTTCTGATGACCATGGCGAGGGGGTGGCCGCGGGGCTTCCCCCAAGCCGAAAGGAGCTAGCCATGAGTCTGAAGAACCTTTCCCCGATGTTCGCCCCTGCCTCGCAGCAGGTCGAGTGCATCATCATCTTCCGTCCGAAGGGCGCGGGCGTTCCGTCTCTCATCTATGGCCCAATGGTGTCGAGCGTGGTCCGCGCCGCGCAGGGCATTTTCACCCTCACGCTGAAGGACACGATCGTTGCCCTCGGCGGAATCACGCACGTCAATTCCCCGGTGGGCGCGGCCCGCCTGGACGGCTACCTGGAGCACACTGCCGGGACGGCGGTTATCACGCTCACGCTTGTGGACACTGCCGGCGTCGCACAGGACATCGACCTCACGGCGGCCGGGGAAGTGGTGATCAAGTTCACCGCGAGCCAGTTGCCCACGGTGGTCAAGTGAAACCCTCGGCGGCGCTTCTGGACGATCTGGCCGGTGAGCAGGACTCGCCGGCCGCGACCGTCACTGTGACAGTCGAGAAAGCGCCCGACTGGAAGTCCATGGGCAAGGCGCTGCTGAGCGCCATCGCGGCCAAGGACGAAGGGGCAGCGGCGCAAGCCGTGCGCGCAATCGCCATGTGCTGCGATGCAGGAGAGTCGGAGGACGCAGAGGCCGAAGACTGAGGAGGCGCTAGATGCGCACGTATACCGCGACGGAGCTCGAAACGAAGATCCGCACCGAAGCGGGGCTCACGGGCTCCACCGCGGTCACGTCTGCCGAGATCCTCTCTCTCATCGACACGTACTACTCCGAGCTGTATGACCTGCTGATTGCGGCGTACGGGCAACCGTACTTTCGCAGCACTCTGACCATCGCAACCGTCGCCGGCACGAGCGAGTACGAGTTGGACCTTACTGGGGGCGGCGCGGAGCGCGACGTGCTCGACGTGCTCGGCGTGCAGATTGCGCTGGACGCGAGCACGGACGTGATTCTGGACCCGGCGGACTACTTCGCCATCCGGGCCACGCTTGCCGCGTGCAAGAACTCCTCGTGGAGGGCTCTCGGAATCCAGCCGATCTACAACCGCGCCGGCTCAAAGCTCATCATCGCGCCAGCCCCCGACGGGGTGTACACGATGACCGTCCACTACGTGCCGTGTGCGGCGAAGATCACGGCGGGCGGAACCAGGATTGACGGCTGCAACGGCTGGGAAAGGTACATTGTAGCGGCCTGTCTCGCGGCACTGGCCGGGGCTGAAGAGGCCGATCCCTCCGTATGGCTGGCCGAACTCGCTCGGCTCAAGGACCGCATTCAGCGACGCGCCCCTAAGCGTGTTGCCGACGGGCCTGTGCAGATCACTCGAAGGCGCCGCACGCGCCCGCGGGGGTTCGGATATGCCAACGAGTGATCGCACTGAGCTGCAGGTAGTCCGCGTGAAAGACACGGACACGCAGAGGGCGCTCGAAGATGCCCGCGAACGCAACAAGGCGGCGCAGGCGCAAGGCTTCGCGGGTGTGGACGTCACTGTGACCTTTACCGCTGCGGCGGCCCAGACCTTCTCTCACAAGCTCGGGCGCCAACCGATTGGCTGGTTCGTGCTGGACGCCACCGGAGGCGCTCCGCTTCTGCACCGCACCGCCTGGGACACCAGAACCCTTACCCTCTACTACGCCGGCGGATTCACGGTCGTGGCGAAGATCAGGGTGTTCTGATGCCCCTGCAGCGCCAAATCATCAACATCCCGGTCGGAGCTGGCGTGGACGAAATCGCCGGCAGCATGGGCACGCCCGCGGGCAAGTTCGCCGTGGCGACCAACGCCCGCATTGTCGACGTGGGGACCATTGAGCAGCGGCCCGGGTATGCGGCCATGGCCGCAACGTGCCTCGACGGTAGCAGCGTGGTGAACGCACGGCGCCTCATGCGCTGCGGCGACGAGATTCTTTTGGACGACGGCAACGCGATCTATACCTACGTTGCAGACGCGGA
This window encodes:
- a CDS encoding RyR domain-containing protein, which translates into the protein MNDTTIEACARAAHEANRAWCLAHGDTSQPPWEQAPDWQKSSAMNGVQGVLNGNTPEQSHESWLAEKAAAGWKHGPTKDPDKKEHPCFVSYAELPPEQRAKDHIFVTVVRAMVDAFFPKKAHG